GCAAAGTCGGCGGCACCGCCGATTCCGTTCATCATCGCAGAGCCCGAGACAAGGCTGCTGTTCACATTGCCAAAGATATCCACTTCCAGCGCCGTGTTCATCGAAATGACTCCCACGCGGCGAATCACGTCGGGGCTATTGCTCACTTCCTGCTGGCGAAGCACCAAGTGCTTTTTCCATTCAGCGCTATTTTCAACAAATTCCTTCTGCGCTCCTTCAGACAAAGTAAGAGCCGTGCCCGAAGCGACACCGAGTTTTCCTTTTTTCAGCAGCGGGAATACGGCTTCCTGGATGACTTCAGTATAAAGGTCGATGGTTCCGAGGCGGCTGTCATCGGACATGGCACTCAAAACAGCATTAGCGACTTTACCCACGCCGCTCTGGAACGCAAGTCCCTTGGGGAGTCTGCCCTTACTCTCTTCGAAACAGATAAAGTCCAAAATGCGTTCGCCAATGTTCCTGGAAACTTCGTCGGGTTCCACGAACGGATTTACCTCGTCAAGGCGAGAAGTCTCGACAACCGCAATGACTTTATTCGTATCAATCTTGACAAATTCACCGCCAACACGGTCCCCGGCACTATAGATGGGGAGCGGCTTTGCATGCGGCGGGAGTTCCGGGAGTGCCGTGTCGTGGATTCCCATAAAGGAATCTCCGAGACGCGTATTCAGTTCCAGGATAATCTTCGGCGCCATCTCCAGGTAAGTCACCGAATTTCCGCCCGAGGTCGAAAGGCACACGCGACCATCGCCCAGAATCGCAGAAACTTCGATGATGGCGACCGTCGGCGCAGGCACCGCACCGGTACGAACCAGGTAACCCATCTTGCCGAGGTGCGCGTCGATGTACTTGATTTCACCTGCGTTAATCGCCTTGCGAAGACTCGGATTGCTCTGGTAGGGCATTCTGAGGCTCACCGCACCGGCACGCGCAAGAGCGCCATCGCAGCTATCTCCAGTCGACGCGCCCGAAAAAAGCGTCACCTTGAAAGGCTTACCTTCGGCATGCAACTTTTCGGCACGCGCGGCCAAAGCCGTGGGAACCTCCTTGGGGTAACCCGCCAAGGTAAATCCAGAAACTCCGAGCACATCGCCATCGTTGATCATCGCCGCGGCATCGACCGCAGAACACTTTTTAGAATCAAACCAATTCATACGATAAAATTAGATAAAAAGGCATCTTAGTTCAGAATTCGGAATTCAGAATTCAGAGATTTTATCATTTCCGAATTCCGAAATCCGAAATCCGAATTGTATATTTTTCCATGTGAAGCATTTCATCAAGTACAATATCATCGGCGTCATGAACACGCTCATTACCCTCGCCTCGGTCTGGGTGATGCATCAGCTGCTTGACTGGAACCTGGAACTTTCCAATTTTCTCGGATTCATCTTCGGCGCCATCAACAGCTACCTGATGAACCGCATCTGGAATTTCAAGAGCACGAACCGGAAACGCACCGAAGTCATCCGATTCGTCATCGTCTTCGCTGCCGCCTACCTCCTTAACCTCGCCACTCTCGAAGCAACCGTCTACGCACTTGACACCGCCTGGTGCAAGCCATTTACCGAATTCATTTCGCAGTACATGAAACCCGGCTTCTTCGCAAACATCATCGCGAACGGCGTTTATGTGGTTGCAAGCTTTACGCTGTATAAGAAGTGGGTGTTTAGGTAATTCTGAATTCGGAATTCAGAGTTCGGAGTTGTGATAATTCGGAATCCAGAGTTCAGAATTCGGAGTTGTGATAATTCGGAATTCAGAGTTCAGAATTCGGAGTTGCGATAATTCGGAATTCAGTGTTCAGAGTTCGGAGTTGTGATAATTCGGAATTCAGTGTTCAGAATTCGGAGTTGCGATAATTCGGAATCCAGAGTTCAGAATTCGGAGTTGTGATAATTCGGAATTCAGTGTTCAGAGTTCGGAGTTGTGATAATTCGGAATTCAGCGTTCGGAGTTAAAGGAAATTTTAATTTCAGTGTTGGTTTTATTCATACAAAAAAGGGTGCCTTTGCGGCGACCCTTTTTTGCAGCGGAGCTGCACTTTTTTTTTCAAGATTTCCGATTAGAACGGTACGAGTTCAACACGGCGGTTCTTGGAGCGGCCCTTCTTCGTCTTGTTGTCGGCGATCGGCTTGTCGGAACCGAAGCCCACGGCGCGAAGGCGGTCAGGAGAAATACCGTTCTGGATAAAGTAATCCACCACCACCTGGGCACGGTCCTGAGAAATCTTCTTGTTGGTTTCTTCGGAACCGGTGTTGTCCGTATGGCCCTGAACTTCGATGTTTGCCGTGCCGAACTTCTTCATCAAGGCAACGATGTTGTTCAAGGTCTTGTAGCTGGACTTCGTCAGTTTCTTGGAACCGCTCTGGAAGTTAATGCCCTTCTTCAACTGTTCCAAGTCTTCCTTCTTGTTCAGGGGGCAACCCTTCTTGTCGATGCGGACGCCTTCGAGGGTGTTCGGGCACTTGTCCTGATAGTCAGGTACGCCGTCCTTGTCGGTGTCAATCGGGCAACCGAGGGTGTCGACCGCTGCACCTGCAGGAGTATTCGGGCACTTGTCAGCGGCATCGTAGACACCATCCTTGTCGGCATCGGCGCTGCAACCCGTAGAGTCAACAGGCACGCCCTGCTGAGTGTTCGGGCACTGGTCAAGACCATCGGGCACGCCGTCCTTGTCGAAGTCGAGCGGGCAACCGGTGTTGTCAACCGTCATACCGATCTTGGTATCCTGGCACTTATCGAGAGCATCAGGCACGCCATCCTTGTCGGCATCAGCCGGGCAACCGGTGGAATCAACGGCCAAGCCCTGCTTGGTGTTCGGGCACTGGTCAACCGCATCAGGAATACCGTCGCCATCATAGTCGCCTTCGCAGCCTTCCGCATTCACCTGGGCACCTTCGCGAGTGTTCGGGCACTTGTCGAGAGCATCGGGCACGCCATCCTTGTCGGCGTCAGCCGGGCAACCGAGGGTGTCGACCGGGAGGTTCGCCGGAGTATTCGGGCACTTGTCAAACGCATCAGCAATGCCATCCTTGTCGGCGTCGGCCGGGCAACCCGTCGAATCCACAGGCAAGTTGGCCGGGGTATTTTCGCACTTGTCGAGACCGTCGTAGACGCCGTCCTTGTCGGAATCCTTCGGGCAGCCGAGAGTATCGACCTTCACGCCAGCCAAGGTATTCGGGCACTTGTCAGAAGTATTGGGCACGCCATCGGCATCGGAATCCGGTTCGCAGCCGAGCGAATCAATCGGAGCGCCTTCGGTGGTGTTCGGGCACTTGTCAAGACCGTCGAGAATACCGTCCTTGTCGGTATCCATCGGACAGCCGGCCGTATCCACTTCGGCACCGTAAGGAGTCTTTTCACACATGTCGAGGCCATCGATCACGCCGTCCTTGTCGGTATCGATCGGGCAGCCCAGAGTATCAACCGTGGCCACGTCCGGCGTATGCTGGCACTGGTCCTTTTCATCCGGAACGCCATCGCCGTCTTCGTCGTGCTTGGCGTTGCCACCGAAGCGCCAGGTCAGGAGAGCCGTACCGGCAATGGTCGGAGTCGGCGCATAACCGTAACGGATTTCACCCTGCTTTGCTTCGTAATGCACGGTGTGGTTTTCAACACTCTTCATTTCATCCTTGGTATCGTAGCCAATATTCTTCAAAGTACGGACTGCGATATCTGCACCCAGGGCGAAGTCGATATTCCACGGCAGGTGGAAACGAAGACCCGGAGTCACGAGCATCGGGTCGTCCATCGGGTCACGACGGTAGGCACCATCCTCGACACGCATTTCACCCGTATATTCCACAAAGATATCAAGCCAGCTGGTCGGAAGGATATTCAAGCCCGAACCGTAAACAAGCGTATTGGTACCCTTGTCGGCAAACACATAACCCGCATGGAAGTTCCACACGACCGGTACACCCAGTGCACCGAAATTCAAGGTAAGCACCAAGGTTCCGGCGAAGTTCACTTCATCCGAAGAATAGGGGTTGGTATTACCCGCATCGTCATTCAGATACCACGCATGGCGAGGACGAACGCCAGCACCCTTTTCACCCGTCGGGATATAGACATCGATCAATGCTGCGGCGGCAAAGAAGCTCCTGGCATCCCCCACAAGACCGGACTTCATCCAGATATCCACGTCACCACGGCTATTTTTCCAAAGATCGCCTTCGCCACTACCGCGCAGGTTGGCATGATCGTAATAAAGAGGCAGGGATACGCCCAAATCCAGGAATTCCTGCAGACCGACAGCCAGGTGGACATTACCCGACAACGAGCCCGCCTGCGAATGGAAGGAGCGTTCCTGCTTATTCACCGAGAGCACGCCGCCACGAGACTGGGACCAGGAGTCCAGCGAAACATCGCCACCCGTTCCAATTTCAATGCCGCCCTTCCCCAATGTATAGGCGTTGTGTTGATGTATACCGGAAGATCCGCCCTGAAGCCCCGACTGGGCAAAGGCAAGACCACCAGCGACCAATGATAAAGCAATGATTTTTTTCATTGTATCCCTCGCATGTCTTTATTTCATTATTTCACAATGTAGTATTTTTGCAAGTTTAGTGCCAAATGTGACCCAGTTCACACCTAAATTTGCATATAAAATCAGAACATTCCGCACAAATGCAACGAAAAGTTTATATTAAGCATCAAAATAGCGATTATGAACCCGATTTTATCTATACAGAATATCCGCCGAGACTTTAAAATGGGCGAAGAAACGGTCCACGCGCTGCGTGGAGTTTCTTTTGATATCTACCCCGGCGAATTCGTGACCATCATGGGCACCAGCGGGTCGGGCAAGTCGACCATGCTGAACATTTTGGGTTGCATGGACAAGCCGACCTCTGGACAGTACATTCTGGACGGGGAACACACCGAAAAACTGAAGCGCGATGCCCTCGCCCGCATCCGTAGCCAGAAACTTGGATTCGTGTTCCAGAGCTACAACCTGCTCAGCCGCACCACGGCTATCGAAAACGTAGAACTCCCGCTTTTGTACAATTCGAAAATTTCGGCAGCGGAACGCCACCGCCGCGCTATCGAGGCGTTAAAGATGGTCGGGCTTGAAGACCGCATGAACCACTTGCCGAACCAAATGTCGGGCGGCCAGCAGCAACGAGTCGCCATCGCCCGCGCACTCGTAAACGACCCGGTCATCATCTTGGCCGACGAAGCCACCGGAAACCTAGATACGCGTACCAGTTACGAAATCATGATGATTTTCCAGGAGCTGAACCGCCAAGGAAAAACCATCGCCTTCGTGACGCATGAACCCGACATCGCGACTTTTAGCGGGCGCACCATTACGCTGCGCGACGGACTTTTGAAAAAAGACGTGAAGAACGAAACCGTTCAAGACGCCAAAGCCGCATTCGAAGCGCTCCCACCCCCCGAAACTTATGATTAATTCAGATTTCGGAATTCAGAATTAAGAATTATTTTCAACTCTGAATTCCAAATTAACTTCAACTCCGAAATCCGAACTCTGAAATCCGAATTCACACATGTCTCCTTTTACTCTTATAAAAATTGCACTCAAGGCTTTGCTCCGTAACCGCATGCGCACCTTCCTTTCGGTGCTAGGCATCGTGATCGGTGTCGCAGCCGTCATCACCATGGTCGCCATGGGCGAAGGTTCCAAAAAATCCATCAAGGAACAGATGACCGCCATGGGCACGAACGCCATCATCATCATGCCGAACCGCGACCGTCGCGGCGGCGTGCAAATGGAATCCACCGAATCGCTCGAAGAAGCCGACGTCATCGCGATCCGCGAAAACGCCACCTACATTAACGGCGTCTCGCCCATGATAACCGTAGGCGGGCAGGCCATTGTAGGCAACAACAACTCCCCCACGGCCTTGAGCGGCGTATCGGCCGACTACCTGAAAATCCGCAACTACGAAATCGAAGACGGCGTCATGTTCGACGACCAGGCAGACCGCATGGCCAAAGTCTGCGTGATTGGCCAGACCGTCGTGAAAAATCTGTTCCCCGAAGGCGACCCCATCGGCAAAACCATCCGCTACAAGAGCATTC
The nucleotide sequence above comes from Fibrobacter sp. UWH4. Encoded proteins:
- a CDS encoding ABC transporter ATP-binding protein, which gives rise to MNPILSIQNIRRDFKMGEETVHALRGVSFDIYPGEFVTIMGTSGSGKSTMLNILGCMDKPTSGQYILDGEHTEKLKRDALARIRSQKLGFVFQSYNLLSRTTAIENVELPLLYNSKISAAERHRRAIEALKMVGLEDRMNHLPNQMSGGQQQRVAIARALVNDPVIILADEATGNLDTRTSYEIMMIFQELNRQGKTIAFVTHEPDIATFSGRTITLRDGLLKKDVKNETVQDAKAAFEALPPPETYD
- a CDS encoding acetyl-CoA hydrolase/transferase C-terminal domain-containing protein; the protein is MNWFDSKKCSAVDAAAMINDGDVLGVSGFTLAGYPKEVPTALAARAEKLHAEGKPFKVTLFSGASTGDSCDGALARAGAVSLRMPYQSNPSLRKAINAGEIKYIDAHLGKMGYLVRTGAVPAPTVAIIEVSAILGDGRVCLSTSGGNSVTYLEMAPKIILELNTRLGDSFMGIHDTALPELPPHAKPLPIYSAGDRVGGEFVKIDTNKVIAVVETSRLDEVNPFVEPDEVSRNIGERILDFICFEESKGRLPKGLAFQSGVGKVANAVLSAMSDDSRLGTIDLYTEVIQEAVFPLLKKGKLGVASGTALTLSEGAQKEFVENSAEWKKHLVLRQQEVSNSPDVIRRVGVISMNTALEVDIFGNVNSSLVSGSAMMNGIGGAADFARNCALGIFLTPSVAKNGAISSIVPYVSHVDQTDHDTMIFVTEQGLADLRGLPAEERARLIIKNCAHPDFREPLTDFLEYSLKHAKGIHMPIALERAFEMHRRFLETGKML
- a CDS encoding OmpA family protein, with the protein product MKKIIALSLVAGGLAFAQSGLQGGSSGIHQHNAYTLGKGGIEIGTGGDVSLDSWSQSRGGVLSVNKQERSFHSQAGSLSGNVHLAVGLQEFLDLGVSLPLYYDHANLRGSGEGDLWKNSRGDVDIWMKSGLVGDARSFFAAAALIDVYIPTGEKGAGVRPRHAWYLNDDAGNTNPYSSDEVNFAGTLVLTLNFGALGVPVVWNFHAGYVFADKGTNTLVYGSGLNILPTSWLDIFVEYTGEMRVEDGAYRRDPMDDPMLVTPGLRFHLPWNIDFALGADIAVRTLKNIGYDTKDEMKSVENHTVHYEAKQGEIRYGYAPTPTIAGTALLTWRFGGNAKHDEDGDGVPDEKDQCQHTPDVATVDTLGCPIDTDKDGVIDGLDMCEKTPYGAEVDTAGCPMDTDKDGILDGLDKCPNTTEGAPIDSLGCEPDSDADGVPNTSDKCPNTLAGVKVDTLGCPKDSDKDGVYDGLDKCENTPANLPVDSTGCPADADKDGIADAFDKCPNTPANLPVDTLGCPADADKDGVPDALDKCPNTREGAQVNAEGCEGDYDGDGIPDAVDQCPNTKQGLAVDSTGCPADADKDGVPDALDKCQDTKIGMTVDNTGCPLDFDKDGVPDGLDQCPNTQQGVPVDSTGCSADADKDGVYDAADKCPNTPAGAAVDTLGCPIDTDKDGVPDYQDKCPNTLEGVRIDKKGCPLNKKEDLEQLKKGINFQSGSKKLTKSSYKTLNNIVALMKKFGTANIEVQGHTDNTGSEETNKKISQDRAQVVVDYFIQNGISPDRLRAVGFGSDKPIADNKTKKGRSKNRRVELVPF
- a CDS encoding GtrA family protein; translation: MKHFIKYNIIGVMNTLITLASVWVMHQLLDWNLELSNFLGFIFGAINSYLMNRIWNFKSTNRKRTEVIRFVIVFAAAYLLNLATLEATVYALDTAWCKPFTEFISQYMKPGFFANIIANGVYVVASFTLYKKWVFR